From the genome of Centropristis striata isolate RG_2023a ecotype Rhode Island unplaced genomic scaffold, C.striata_1.0 Scaffold_27, whole genome shotgun sequence, one region includes:
- the LOC131967981 gene encoding antigen WC1.1-like, translating into MRSVVSDELIDSVRLVNGTSLCSGRLELKSDQSNQSWSSVCEADFDQQDAEVVCRELGCGAPSVLQGALYGEGEAPMWTKEFQCGGNESALLDCRSSGSDRNTCSPGRAVGLTCSEPVRLVGGDSRCAGKLELKHEGEWRPVGGGRYSDWTLKIAAAACRDLDCGSAVSVERRKESSVRSVWLISSYCVQSGSALRDCASSDSSRSILDLTCSDSVRLVNGTSLCSGRLELKSDQSNQSWSSVCEADFDQQDAEVVCRELGCGAPSVLQGALYGEGEAPMWTKEFQCGGNESALLDCRSSGSDRNTCSPGRAVGLTCSEPVRLVGGDSRCAGTLELIQGGEWRPVVDRYPGKPVSDIIYDIMNDRNVSNLLLQPNISWSSSMDGVSEAQQQQHQEEFQVFRGSTFTISCSIQPQYPGGSFQLSFTSSTSAINYTQPASPPTKETTAVFITSMFSLIASPLRAVSSLSLFSPELLTRHFQEAFLQRTEARRSVTQSSENQSYPDPPDPPDPRPFIIRAVVLPLILLVANIASYFYFKTHRVYRVYRVQKPRRREDVELDYYNLGVPAAEGGPTEE; encoded by the exons ATGCGTTCTGTAGTCAGTGATGAACTAAT agactctgtcaggctggtgaatgggaccagtctgtgctcaggcagactggagctgaagtctgaccagtctaaccagagctggtcctcagtgtgtgaagctgactttgaccagcaggatgcagaggtggtctgcagggagcttggctgtggggctccttcagtcctccagggggcgctctatggagaaggggaggctccaatgtggaccaaagagttccagtgtggaggaaatgagtctgctctcctggactgtagaagctcaggctcagatagaaacacctgctcacctggcagagctgttggactcacctgctcag agcctgtcaggttggtgggaggagacagtcgctgtgcaggaaaactggagctgaaacatgaaggagaatggagaccagtggGTGGTGGTCGTTACTCTGACTGGACCCTGAAGATAgcagcagctgcctgcagagacttagactgtggttctgctgtttctgtagaacGGAGAAAGGAGTCCTCAGTCAGATCTGTGTGGTTGATCAGCTCTTACTGTGTCcagtctggatctgctctgagggacTGTGCATCTTCAGATTCCTCTCGGTCTATCCTGgatctcacctgttcag actctgtcaggctggtgaatgggaccagtctgtgctcaggcagactggagctgaagtctgaccagtctaaccagagctggtcctcagtgtgtgaagctgactttgaccagcaggatgcagaggtggtctgcagggagcttggctgtggggctccttcagtcctccagggggcgctctatggagaaggggaggctccaatgtggaccaaagagttccagtgtggaggaaatgagtctgctctcctggactgtagaagctcaggctcagatagaaacacctgctcacctggcagagctgttggactcacctgctcag agcctgtcaggttggtgggaggagacagtcgctgtgcaggaacactggagctgatACAAggaggagaatggagaccagtggTTGATCGTTACCCTG GTAAGcctgtcagtgacatcatctatgacatcatgaatgacagaaatgtttcca acctgctGCTTCAGCCCAACatctcctggtcctcctccatGGACGGGGTCTCTgaggcccagcagcagcagcatcaggaggAGTTTCAGGTTTTCAGAGGCTCCACCTTCACCATCAGCTGCTCCATCCAGCCTCAGTACCCAGGAGGCTCCTTCCAgctctccttcacctcctccacctcagcaATCAACTAcacccagccagct agcccGCCCACCAAGGAAACTACAGCTGTGTTTATCACGTCCATGTTTTCTCTCATAGCTTCTCCTCTGAGAGCCGTCAGCTCTTTGTCTCTGTT CAGCCCTGAGCTCCTAACTCGCCATTTTCAAGAGGCGTTCCTCCAGCGGACAGAAGCCAGAAGATCCGTCACTCAGAGCTCAGAGAACCAGAGTTATCCTG ATCCACCAGATCCACCAGATCCGAGACCTTTTATCATCAGAGCGGTCGTCCTGCCGCTGATTCTGCTGGTGGCGAACATTGCCTCTTACTTCTATTTTAAG ACCCACAGGGTCTACAGGGTCTACAGGGTGCAGAAGCCCCGCAGACGGGAGGACGTGGAGCTGGATTATTATAACCTGGGTGTTCCTGCAGCTGAAGGAGGGCCGACTGAAGAATAA